The DNA region cCCAATGACGATGACGCCTCAGCAGACGATGCAACAGTTACAGAACGCCAACCTTGGCCAAATGCCGATGGGATCTCATATGGGCCAAATGAACCCACAGACAATGCAGCAGCATTATCCGCAACAAAACCCAAATCAGATGCTCTCGCAACAGATGGCACAGCAGCAAAACATGGGCCAAGGAAATCAAGTCGGAGGAATGGGTGGTATGATGGGTGGACCACAGCAACATTCGATGACCCACTCGATGCCCATGGGAGGTCAAGTTGGAGCTGGAGGGGGTGGCAATCAGTGGGGTGGATACAACACAATGCAGCAACCCCAGCAAGCACAACAGCCAATGTACTACAACCAGGGCATGGGACAACCGGGAATGAATCGATTCGACCGCCCTCAACTGAACACAAACCCAAAACAAGTGTTGTCCAACATGTTGCGGGCACGTCTACCGACCAATCCAGGATTCCTACCTCAACAAGCACAGCGCAACCCTCAACAGCCGTTTATGCGAGGTCCGTTGAGACCTTCCCTGCCCAATCAGCTAGCCGGAACTGCAACTGGTGGTGCAATGATTGGCCACTCGGGAGGAAGCATGATTCAGACAAACCTGCTCAACCAACAAAACACGGGAAATGGCAACTCAGGAGGAATGGCCAATCCTAACATGATGGGCATGCAAAACATGCAGCAAAATATGCCCAACAACCAAGGCATTGGTATGCAAAACATGCAACAAGGAGGCAACATTGGCAATGCCGGAATCGGCGGAAACAACATGATGGGAGGTCCAGGGATGTTCCAGGGTCAAGGTGGTCCGTACCAAAATACCAATCAAAACTATTCCAACTACGGCAATCAAGGTATAGTCCAGCAAGGTGGCCAAGGTATGATGGGAAACTTCAACCAGATGGGACAACAGCAAAGAAACAGCCAAGCGGAATACATCGCTCAACAGCGGGCTTTGGCCGCCAGAAGTAACCAGTACGGACAACACGCCCCAAATGTAACAATGAACAATATCATCAACCAAGGAGCAGTACCACCCTACCCAAGACAGGGCGGTAAACCAGCATCGGCAGCAGTCgctcaaaatcaacaacaattcCAGCAACAAAGACTTCGACAACAAATGCTcatgcagcaacagcagcagcaacaacagcaacaacaacagcaaggtaagataaatacaattttaaaattatatgaacactGATTGGTTAATCAGTAATTTAATCAAACTTCCAGGCATGGGCCAGCAAGGCAACACACAAGGGATGGTTCAGAACCAGGGGCAGGGCATTAATCCACAGCAAACGCCCAATCTGGTTGCCCAACTGCAGCGGCAAATTCCGAACCAAGCCAACATGATGAATCAGCAGTATTCACACCAGCCACCACCGTATTAGAAGCGCGCTCTCCACATAATCCAACACGTCGGATATAtattattttaatcaaattacgtcattatttaaaaataaacaaacaataaaaaacaaggtgttttgactttttttgtcATGAAAtcaactaacgtcatgattcgaaatccggacacttagtagcatatcatttttgttatagctacaaagagaaaaaagagttcccaaaatcgtgaacaagcgttcatgaaaacaatttgaacactttgttcgtggttcccattttcatgaacacttgttcacgatttggggaactcttttttcttcttgtagcaaaaaatcatgtaataagttggaaatgtagaaatatcatcaggatgtagtataaacagcagttttaagagaatgcatgcaaaatatgtcctttctaacaatttttcacaagaatttgaaaattaaaataacttgttgtgcttcaaatcccggacactgataaaggttgattcgaaatccggacactcgattttgctaatgaattgcacaaatttggactgaattgttagtgaatggcattctttaggtctcaaataagctgttaacatcaaatcaatcgatattttacataaaaaatttgctagaatttatggaaatcaaaaccataaatttctgctttgccttcccggtggtTTGGACGCCTTTGAAATATGTCATtgaaatgttttgcattttttggtaatcttacaagatgaggtgtccagatttcgaagcgtccgggaattcgattCATGACGTTAGTAAAGTTTGAGCCCCatcggaagattttttttttagagtcaCACCCAAAAATGACTTGCAAAAATAACTTGCTAGcagtgattttttcaaaattccacaGATTTTCTTTTATTGCGAATTGAATATTACAccttaaaaatgattctttaaaaaaatcagagctTCGCTTTGCCTTATTATTTCAGTGGACTTCGTTATGTTTTTGGGATGAATATATACGCCCAAATTGCCAAGAAATTGAGAACTGGAAAACAAGAATTACATTTTCAACAGTTTGGCAGTAGTCTATTTCCGTTCGCTCCCAGCCACATAAGGGGACAATGATCCTTGAAAAAAAGCTACGTTATTTGTGGAGGTAACTTCATATCATTTCTAAGCATATTACGTCTAGAATTTTCCTGGTGGAAGCAAATGATAAGGCTCGACTTCTCCGATACTTTTTAAAATTGACAGCTTGTCCAAACATATTTGTCAGTCATACACTGCAGGTCAAAGTTGGCCGTTTTTATACatcaaaaacgataaaaattgaAGACGTgttgaaatggatttttttttttattattattatttttattaaatacatTGTGTTTAGTTCTGATCATAACCttaaactttgcccaagactaataaatcgatcaaaaatctaTTTCCAAGGTACCGTACTTGTTCGGAAACTGGGcagagaacgtagcccagttacCAAAAGCTGCTCAACAACTGGGCAGTAAGAAATATCATCAAACACGgcattaaattttatgaaaactttacgatttttttacattacaaTTTATAACCATAGATTTACATCAAATAAAGTATTACCTTTTATACtctgcagtttttgctttataatttaaaaaaatgacttttttaagttGTTACGTTCTGATAAACGATAAACTTAATAATTCATATTTAAGCTATTTTTTATGTCATAGTTTCAATTTcatcaaaactaatgatttgaGAACCCCATTACAATCTTTACAAAAACTGCAAGTTTACAGATATTTACAAGTATTCAATACAGACAAACGTTGACGTATCGAACTCATCATTTCAAAAGAACTTATAAgcgttaaattttacaaaaaatcttatatttaTAAACTGTTTAATACGATCATTTGAACGACAAAAAGTTCACAAGattaaaaattactcatttttgtacatacaaaaaatgtgcccttttaaaaagttgatttagaAAAGAGATGCTTGTTTTGTTATTTACATTGCTATAAAGGAATGAATCAAACATTATTATTATTCTGATAAAACAATTCTGCAGTTTATTTTGCCTTATAAAAAATAGTTCTGCAATTCTGTGATATAAATAGTTGCAACCAAACAATTCTGATTGTTagaaaaatggatttaaaaacGCCCAACATTGTACCCGGCGAAGCATCGGAAACTGATGACGAAGAGGAGGGAGATGGCGTTAAGGTATAAGAATTTTCTTTGCTTTCCGAATCTTAATCAAAACAGCTTcgccaataatatttttttgcaaatatttattttagattGTAGTTATCGAAAACGGGCCAAATGCCCCGCCTCAAATACAGCTCTCTCCCCAACGGAAGTCATCTTTGGGAGAGGCAGAAGAAGCATTCGAGCAACCTGCCGGATCGGACGCAGATATTCGGCAACTGCAGTTGCAACAAATTATCAGTAAGTTCAATTAGAGCAAGCTTGCACAAAAAGCCTTGAAATAATCTGAATTACAGACGAACGCTGCATTTCTCTTTTGAACGAGTTCATTCACACGACGGCAGTTTCCGTTTCCAAACAGCTGGTAGAGACCGATAATTTGCTCATGAAATCACAGGTACGCCAAAATGAGTGAGCCTATTTTTAGAgaataataaaaagaaacttttcAATTACAGGTGGTGTTGCAAAACACAACAGtgactgttaaaaaaatcaacgattCTACAGAGCAGGTCGCGTCGAAATTACACGATGTTCTTTCGTTTAATTTTATTCCGAAAATTGAAAACCTGTGCTAGAGTAAGCCGATCTTGATTGCTGGACATTTCGCCCAGTTAAGTGTactgaattttaattaaaaaaatgtcttcgaatgagttttattgtttttatgttttatttttctactaggcaaaatgataaaatttgacTTACTTgaactaatttttgaaaaaataaaatttccagtTTCTGCCAACGAGAAAAACATCCAGCAAGCAGGAAACTTCCCTTGGTTAAATTCTAGAAACAAGTTGCGAAAGAGTTTAAATTGGTCGCTCAGTTATGACATAATTCTTAATTAACCAGTATtttgagctgatattttaaccAAATTGACAGGAAGCTTTTCAGGAAGTTATAAATAGTTGCCTCTCTGTAAGCATGTGTCAgacgcaaattttattttttgatcgcCAAGATGACATTTtttatgagcaaaaaaaaatataaatcgtaTGGAGaatatacacggaaaaaatcagttctcgaaatcatgaatcaaattcacgaatgcgagaaccacgaagacaagaattgattttttctgtgtttggacaaaaaaattaattaataaacAAGAACATCTGGTGAATTTAGTCAATTtgtaaatttaacgaaaaagcTAAGCAACGCCTTGAAGCACACTGCACGGCGATCAGCCTGAGTGACGGTCGCGAAAAACTCTCTTGGAAACCATAATTCCATATGATTTCGGTGAACCGGAAAGCACCAATAattatcaagttttttttcgcgcTGCACGAGAGAGTAGAAAAGCTGTGAATCTGTTTTTGCACACTCTGACCGTAGAAAGAAAGGTAAGACGAACGCGCGCGCGCGCCGgcgaataataataaaaaaagagctATACGAAATGATTAGGGAGCAGAAAGTTGGAGGAAAATATAAAACGATCTCTCACGCGCGCGCCTCAATTAGGTGAAATGAAATGATCTTCACTTCCGCTTTGATGTTATCATTAGTGGTGAATTTGGCCTGGACTGGACTGGACCTGGACTATGCACTTTAATTTGGAGAGTTGTGTGTCCATCGAACTGAAAAGCTAATTGACGATGACCGGACACCAGTTTTGGGCTCACCAAAAAGGAAGAaggaataaaactaaaaaaacttaaCCTAAATTTGCGAGAAGCTTTACCTTTCTTCGGAAAGGGTTTATCGGCATGATATTAtggttaaaataaataaattgttcgccctatagcattgccttggcgttctcgctTGCGAGATTCCGACTCGAAGCTAGGTGTCCACAGGCATGATTGTTGAGAAAATGGCGAAACTATTTTTACACTTAAGCTTCCAACCATCccgagattcgaactgacgatctttggctgttataataacatattatttaataacagagatttgttcgaaaaatgaataaattattacaaGAAAATTCGAAAATAGGGATGAAAATTGCTCCTGTTATACACaacatttttgatcaaaatgttggATTCTTTtgattattaatatttttttaaacaaattgttgaaatcctaaggggggtatatcaataaaataaaaaatcaaccttCTATATTGATACTTTTAAACACGGTTTTGGTTTAAAGaccatggccaaaataatgtccttgacaaaattggtcaattttgtctaaCAGTTCTGTGCCATATTTAGCAAAATAAGAAACACTAACAAATTGGTGAGAGGggtctttcaaaatttttaaaaaatctactttagaatttttaacatttaacaaaagTTTTGGTTCAATGACCACATTTCATTGCCAAAATAATTTCCGTGACAAAATTGGTAGTTTTTTTTCCCATACTTCTGTgccatattttgtaaaataaaaaataatgataaattgAGTCAAGCACACTTTTCAAACTTTCgaacaaattgttgatttcctaAAGGGGGTacatcaataattaaaaaaaatcaactttcgattttttcacttttaacaaAAGTTTTGCTTCAAAGGtcacatttcatggccaaaataatgtccttgacaaaattggtcaattttgtctaaCAGTTCTGTGCCATATTTAGCAAAATAAGAAACACTAACAAATTGGTGAGAGGggtctttcaaaaattttaaaaaatctactttagaatttttaacatttaacaaaagTTTTGGTTCAATGACCACATTTCATTGCCAAAATAATTTCCGTGACAAAATTGGTAGTTTTTTTTCCCATACTTCTGTgccatattttgtaaaataaaaaataatgataaattgAGTCAAGCACACTTTTCAAACTTTCgaacaaattgttgatttcctgAAGGGAGTacatcaataatttaaaaaaaatcaactttcgattttttcacttttaacaaAAGTTTTGCTTCAAAGGtcacatttcatggccaaaataatgtccttgacaaaattggtcaattttgtctaacagttcaaaaaatcaactttcgtatttttaacatttaacaacATTTTGGTCCAAAGACCACATTGCATGGCCAAAAGAATTTCcgtgacaaaatttaaaaaaaaaatccatagttttgTGCCAtatttgacaaaataaaaaataataacaaattgagTCAAGGCCACtcctggagtttttttgtttttttgaaaaggtccaataatttttttcagtttttgcttttttggtgtttttgaaaccgccttgagtcaggattattgaaaaacacccgaaaagcaaaaaaaaatattaaaatttggtttattggaccttttcaaaaaaaaaaaactccagccttacaaaattttcgaacaaatttttgatttcttaaagggggtaaatcaattatttaaaaaaaaatcaactttcgattttttcacatttaacaaaAGTTTTGGTTCAAAGACCGCatttcttggccaaaataatgtccTTAACAAAATTAGACAAATTTTTCCCATTGTTCTGTGCCATTtttggcaaaataaaaaataatagcaaAGGTCAAGGACACTTACAAAATTTTCGAccagatttttgattttctaagGGGTGTATcaatatcaataatttaaaaaaataactttcaaaattttcactttaagCAAAAGATTTGATTTAAAGACCTCATCATGGTCATTATAATGTCCTTGACAAAATTGGTCATTTTTTCCCATAGTTCTGTGCCatattaagcaaaaaaaaaaaaaaaaaataacagattggGTTATGGACATTCagtaaattttcgaacaaatttaaataaaaaataatgacaaattGGGTTATGGACATTCagtaaattttcgaacaaatttttggtttCCTAAGGGTTTcctaattagaaaaaaatcaactctcgaatttttcacttttaacaAAAGTTTTGGTTTTAAGACCGCAttaaatggccaaaataatgtccttaacataattattcaaatttttccCATGGTTCTGTGCCATATTTggcaaaatagaaaatattaacAAATTGGGTCAAGGACACTTACAAAATTTTCGAACACATTTTTGGTTTCCTGAGGGCGGTATATCAATAAGTTTTGGTTTAAAGACCAcattttcatgaccaaaatTGGTCAAGTTTTTCCCATTGTTCTGTGCCATATTTGgcaaaataaacaataataacaaattgggtaaattttagaacaaattgttgatttcctaaggggggtatatcaataattaaaaaaatcaactttagtATGTTTCACTTTTAgcaaaagttttgtttcaaaGACCGAAttaaatggccaaaataatgatcttgacaaaattggtcaaatttttcCCATAGTTCTGTGCCAtatttagcaaaataaaaaaaaaaataacaaattgggTCAAGGGCAAATACGAAAATTTcgaatcaataatttaaaagatcacattcaatattttcactttaaaaaaagttttggtcagatttcaaaa from Culex quinquefasciatus strain JHB chromosome 3, VPISU_Cqui_1.0_pri_paternal, whole genome shotgun sequence includes:
- the LOC6046094 gene encoding uncharacterized protein LOC6046094, giving the protein MDLKTPNIVPGEASETDDEEEGDGVKIVVIENGPNAPPQIQLSPQRKSSLGEAEEAFEQPAGSDADIRQLQLQQIINERCISLLNEFIHTTAVSVSKQLVETDNLLMKSQVVLQNTTVTVKKINDSTEQVASKLHDVLSFNFIPKIENLC